A genomic window from Streptomyces broussonetiae includes:
- a CDS encoding 1,4-dihydroxy-6-naphthoate synthase: MTHTTHTTGEPVKIAYSPCPNDTFVFDALAHGRVPGAPALDVTFADIDITNGMAERGEFDVLKVSYAVLPYVLGEYALLPCGGALGRGCGPLVLTREEGVDLTGRTVAVPSEKSTAYLLFRLWAADTLPAGVGEIVVMPFHEIMPAVRDGKVDAGLVIHEARFTYQNYGLHKLADMGEHWERTTGLPIPLGAIIAKRSLGEEALTRLADAIRASVRAAWDDPEVSRPYVMEHAQEMDPAVADQHIGLYVNEFTADLGEDGYAAIRGLLTRAAAEGLLPPLGPDALAFP, encoded by the coding sequence AGCCTGTGAAGATCGCGTACTCCCCCTGCCCGAACGACACCTTCGTCTTCGACGCCCTCGCCCACGGCCGCGTCCCCGGCGCCCCCGCGCTCGACGTGACCTTCGCCGACATCGACATCACCAACGGCATGGCGGAGCGCGGCGAGTTCGACGTGCTGAAGGTGTCGTACGCCGTCCTGCCGTACGTCCTCGGCGAGTACGCGCTGCTGCCGTGCGGCGGTGCGCTGGGCCGCGGCTGCGGGCCGCTGGTGCTCACCCGCGAGGAGGGCGTCGATCTGACGGGCCGTACGGTCGCGGTGCCCAGTGAGAAGTCGACCGCCTATCTCCTCTTCCGCCTCTGGGCGGCCGACACGCTCCCCGCAGGGGTCGGCGAGATCGTCGTCATGCCGTTCCACGAGATCATGCCGGCCGTGCGGGACGGCAAGGTGGACGCCGGACTGGTCATCCACGAGGCCCGCTTCACGTACCAGAACTACGGGCTGCACAAGCTCGCCGACATGGGCGAGCACTGGGAGCGGACCACCGGGCTGCCGATCCCGCTGGGCGCGATCATCGCCAAGCGCTCGCTGGGCGAGGAGGCGCTCACCCGGCTCGCCGACGCCATCCGCGCCTCCGTACGGGCCGCCTGGGACGACCCCGAGGTCTCCAGGCCGTACGTCATGGAGCACGCCCAGGAGATGGACCCGGCCGTGGCGGACCAGCACATCGGGCTGTACGTCAACGAGTTCACCGCCGACCTCGGCGAGGACGGCTACGCGGCGATCCGCGGACTGCTCACACGCGCGGCGGCCGAGGGGCTGCTGCCGCCCCTCGGCCCGGATGCGCTCGCTTTCCCCTGA
- a CDS encoding cold-shock protein, whose translation MPTGKVKWFNSEKGFGFLSRDDGGDVFVHSSVLPAGVDVLKPGQRVEFGVVAGQRGDQALSVTVLDPTPSVAAAQRKKPDELASIVQDLTTLLENITPMLEKGRYPDKASGKKIAGLLRAVADQLDV comes from the coding sequence GTGCCTACCGGCAAGGTCAAGTGGTTCAACAGCGAGAAGGGCTTCGGCTTTCTCTCCCGCGACGACGGCGGTGACGTCTTCGTCCATTCCTCGGTTCTCCCCGCCGGAGTCGACGTACTCAAGCCGGGACAGCGCGTGGAGTTCGGCGTTGTCGCCGGTCAGCGCGGTGACCAGGCACTTTCGGTGACTGTGCTCGACCCGACGCCGTCCGTCGCCGCCGCCCAGCGCAAGAAGCCCGACGAGCTGGCCTCGATCGTGCAGGACCTGACGACCCTTCTCGAGAACATCACGCCGATGCTCGAGAAGGGCCGTTACCCGGACAAGGCCTCCGGCAAGAAGATCGCCGGCCTGCTGCGGGCGGTCGCCGACCAGCTGGACGTCTAG